A window from Citrus sinensis cultivar Valencia sweet orange chromosome 5, DVS_A1.0, whole genome shotgun sequence encodes these proteins:
- the LOC112496207 gene encoding protein PXR1-like yields the protein MGACASIPKAMTKGDAGAAPAPEPAKEESLKVVDTTKEVKDEQEKKIEDETEPKSLESLLDEGQEKKEEKGEEKKANEEEKADGVKTKEEKDKAKEEKKTDKEADVPAQAASEKAQGKEAIKEEKKEVKEKQDEKEVKGKEEKKEVKEEEKEVKEKEEKKELKEKEEEKEVKKN from the exons atgggtGCTTGTGCTAGCATTCCAAAGGCTATGACGAAGGGCGACGCTGGTGCGGCGCCGGCCCCTGAACCTGCTAAGGAGGAGTCCCTTAAAGTTGTGGACACAACCAAGGAGGTGAAAGAtgaacaagagaaaaagatcGAGGATGAGACCGAACCTAAATCTCTTGAGTCCTTGCTTGACGAg GGTCAggagaaaaaggaagaaaaaggcGAGGAAAAGAAGGCGAATGAAGAAGAGAAAGCAGATGGtgtgaaaacaaaagaagagaagGATAAGGCaaaggaagaaaagaaaacggATAAGGAGGCAGATGTACCGGCTCAAGCTGCATCAGAGAAGGCCCAAGGCAAAGAGGcgattaaagaagaaaagaaagaagtgaAGGAAAAACAAGATGAGAAAGAAGTGaagggaaaagaagaaaagaaagaagtgaaagaagaagagaaagaagtgaaggaaaaagaagaaaagaaagaattgaaggaaaaagaagaagagaaagaagtgaagaaaaattaa